In the genome of Maribacter forsetii DSM 18668, the window GTGAAGGTATATTTAACCCCTACATTGAAGTAAAAACTATTAGACATATCAAAATCGTAAATTTCGTTATTGCTATAATCTTGTATCTGCATACGGTTGTAGGCAGTGTATCCTCCTTGTGCGGTTGCGGTTAACTTTTCCCATAAATGAACATTATAACCAAGACCAAGCAATACACTTGTTTGTCTTAGAGTACCGCTATAGTCCTCTTTGTAGACCTCCACTTCGTCATTTATATTACCCGTAAAACCGCTTAATGTGGCAAAACCTTCAAAATCATGATTTTCTGCCAAAGTATACTTAACACGGCTATCTGGAACACCAACTTTGTAAGCCCAATTATCATTTAATCTTCTAGCATAGGTTATCACTGGTATTGGGTAGTACAGTCCGTACTTAATATCATAAGCTGCACCAAAGGTTAATACACTATTATCTCTACCGTTATACTTACTCAGGGTAAGCATGGCATTAAAAAACAAATCATCAGATGCAATATTATCATCTCTAAAATTAGAGGATATTTGAGATTCTTGCATGGCATATATGCTCCAATCGTTTCTT includes:
- a CDS encoding DUF6268 family outer membrane beta-barrel protein — translated: MKKVSIFLMLVMVSWVYGQEMDDVYIQSEFLPSSNVTDIYRLQAGADIPMINTTTEKFTVGGKLQNTTLSYIDEDVPFETGEIETFNSFSLRFTYQRNLRNDWSIYAMQESQISSNFRDDNIASDDLFFNAMLTLSKYNGRDNSVLTFGAAYDIKYGLYYPIPVITYARRLNDNWAYKVGVPDSRVKYTLAENHDFEGFATLSGFTGNINDEVEVYKEDYSGTLRQTSVLLGLGYNVHLWEKLTATAQGGYTAYNRMQIQDYSNNEIYDFDMSNSFYFNVGVKYTFTNKTNDREVY